One Sandaracinaceae bacterium genomic window carries:
- a CDS encoding LysR family transcriptional regulator: protein MPDPDLLSAPLRYFAEVADRGSFTAAARALHISQPSLSVAVKKLEEALGATLLHRSRQGVSLTRAGEILLEHVRQADRTLEAAKEELLALDTEPRGAFTLGAHESLAAYLLPGFMARFLERFPKIALSLQNGNSRDLERAVVERRLDVGLIVNPSRHDDTVVVDLFSDRVGFVVSASLLRKHRRASPAEVLASVPLLHVPELAQTQYLLGALKRDGVTPPSQLTCSSMELVKSLVLDGVGVGVLPYRVASHGVAKKRLLQLDALPVFDDVITLVRRFDLPMTAGARALVDELRAHGGRMPPLEEVLSAG from the coding sequence GTGCCGGATCCCGACCTTCTGAGCGCGCCCCTGCGCTACTTCGCGGAGGTAGCGGACCGCGGCTCGTTCACCGCGGCGGCGCGCGCGCTGCACATCAGCCAGCCCTCGCTCAGCGTGGCGGTGAAGAAGCTCGAGGAGGCGCTCGGCGCGACCCTCCTGCACCGGAGCCGACAAGGCGTGTCCCTGACGCGCGCGGGCGAGATCCTGCTGGAGCACGTCCGGCAGGCCGACCGCACGCTCGAGGCGGCCAAGGAGGAGCTGCTCGCGCTGGACACCGAGCCGCGCGGCGCCTTCACGCTCGGGGCCCACGAGAGCCTCGCCGCGTACCTGCTCCCGGGCTTCATGGCGCGCTTCCTCGAGCGCTTCCCGAAGATCGCGCTGTCGCTCCAGAACGGGAACTCGCGCGACCTCGAGCGCGCGGTGGTCGAGCGGCGGCTCGACGTGGGGCTCATCGTCAACCCGTCGCGCCACGACGACACGGTGGTCGTCGATCTGTTCAGTGACCGCGTCGGCTTCGTCGTCAGCGCCTCGCTCCTCCGCAAGCACCGCCGCGCGAGCCCGGCGGAGGTCCTCGCGTCGGTGCCGCTGTTGCACGTCCCGGAGCTGGCGCAGACGCAGTACCTGCTCGGCGCGCTGAAGCGTGACGGGGTGACGCCGCCGAGCCAGCTCACCTGCTCGAGCATGGAGCTGGTCAAGAGCCTGGTGCTCGACGGCGTCGGCGTCGGCGTGCTGCCCTATCGCGTGGCGAGCCACGGGGTGGCCAAGAAGAGGCTGCTCCAGCTGGACGCGCTGCCCGTCTTCGACGACGTCATCACCCTGGTGCGGCGCTTCGATCTGCCCATGACCGCTGGCGCGAGGGCGCTGGTCGACGAGCTCCGCGCGCACGGCGGCCGCATGCCGCCGCTCGAAGAGGTGTTGAGCGCGGGCTGA
- a CDS encoding acyl-CoA dehydrogenase family protein yields the protein MQPFNQPPPALGNQYDEDRALKQLLARVLPEDVLADIEPALREMGELAGGELYRMQQEDRLAEPVLTQWDPWGNRIDHIEVSPLWKRAEVLAAEHGVVATPYERKHGRYSRLHQLALIQLFGPSTDVYSCPLAMTDGAARSLLESGNQALIDRAVPRLTSRDPATFWTSGQWMTESTGGSDVGRSETVARHENGGWRLYGRKWFTSATTSQMALTLGRPEGNGPGGRGLALFYVETRDADGRLQNIEINRLKDKLGTRKVPTAELMLRGAPAELVKGTDSGVRHISPMLNITRTWNAISSVGGMRRGIALARDYARRRVAFGAPLSDKPLHLETLAGLQAEYEGALQLTFLAGSLIGKAEAGEADENDASLLRLLTPITKLTTAKQAVAVASEVLESFGGAGYVEDTGLPTLLRDAQVLPIWEGTTNVLSLDTLRALSRDQGALEALGARLAAGQKQVEDEALRALGERALATIRRAGGWLLETMGQDPLDVEAGARRFALTLGRATELALLTEQAQHALRAGDGRTKLAALRFARAPFDLLAEVPRDEAKALAMDLPIDGATGG from the coding sequence ATGCAGCCTTTCAACCAGCCCCCGCCCGCGCTCGGGAACCAGTACGACGAGGACCGAGCGCTGAAGCAGCTGCTGGCGCGCGTGCTGCCCGAGGACGTGCTCGCCGACATCGAGCCGGCGCTGCGCGAGATGGGTGAGCTGGCGGGTGGCGAGCTGTACCGGATGCAGCAGGAGGACCGCCTCGCCGAGCCGGTGCTCACGCAGTGGGATCCCTGGGGCAACCGCATCGATCACATCGAGGTGAGCCCGCTCTGGAAGCGCGCCGAGGTGCTCGCGGCGGAGCACGGCGTGGTCGCGACGCCCTACGAGCGGAAGCACGGCCGCTACTCTCGCCTCCACCAGCTGGCGCTGATCCAGCTCTTCGGCCCGTCCACCGACGTCTACTCCTGCCCGCTCGCCATGACCGATGGCGCGGCGCGCAGCCTGCTCGAGTCCGGCAACCAGGCGCTGATCGACCGCGCGGTGCCTCGCCTCACGAGCCGCGATCCGGCGACCTTCTGGACGAGCGGCCAGTGGATGACCGAGTCGACCGGCGGCTCGGACGTCGGCCGCAGCGAGACCGTCGCGCGGCACGAGAACGGGGGCTGGCGCCTCTACGGGCGCAAGTGGTTCACGAGCGCGACCACCAGCCAGATGGCGCTGACCCTCGGTCGCCCCGAGGGCAACGGCCCGGGCGGGCGCGGGCTCGCGCTCTTCTACGTCGAGACGCGCGACGCCGACGGCCGGCTCCAGAACATCGAGATCAACCGGCTCAAGGACAAGCTCGGCACGCGCAAGGTGCCGACGGCGGAGCTGATGCTGCGCGGCGCCCCGGCGGAGCTGGTCAAGGGCACCGACTCGGGGGTGCGGCACATCTCCCCGATGCTCAACATCACGCGGACCTGGAACGCGATCAGCAGCGTGGGCGGCATGCGACGCGGCATCGCCCTCGCCCGCGACTACGCCCGCCGCCGCGTCGCCTTCGGCGCCCCGCTGAGCGACAAGCCGCTCCACCTCGAGACGCTCGCCGGCCTGCAGGCCGAGTACGAGGGCGCGCTCCAGCTGACCTTCCTCGCCGGCTCGCTGATCGGGAAGGCCGAGGCGGGAGAGGCGGACGAGAACGACGCGTCGCTCCTGCGGCTGCTGACCCCCATCACCAAGCTGACCACCGCCAAGCAGGCGGTCGCGGTCGCGTCCGAGGTGCTGGAGTCCTTCGGCGGCGCGGGCTACGTGGAAGACACGGGCCTGCCCACCCTGCTGCGCGACGCGCAGGTCCTGCCGATCTGGGAGGGCACCACGAACGTGCTCAGCCTCGACACCCTGCGCGCGCTCAGCCGCGACCAGGGCGCGCTCGAGGCGCTCGGGGCGCGGCTCGCCGCGGGCCAGAAGCAGGTCGAGGACGAGGCGCTGCGAGCGCTGGGCGAGCGCGCCCTCGCCACGATCCGCCGCGCGGGCGGCTGGCTGCTCGAGACCATGGGGCAGGACCCGCTCGACGTGGAGGCCGGCGCGCGCCGCTTCGCGCTCACGCTCGGCCGGGCGACGGAGCTCGCCCTGCTCACCGAGCAAGCGCAGCACGCGCTGCGCGCCGGCGACGGCCGGACCAAGCTGGCGGCCCTACGCTTCGCGCGGGCCCCGTTCGATCTGCTCGCCGAGGTCCCTCGGGACGAGGCGAAGGCGCTGGCCATGGACCTCCCGATCGACGGGGCGACGGGCGGGTGA
- a CDS encoding Hsp20/alpha crystallin family protein, translating into MLTRWDPFAELSRLQNDMNRAWTNRERFEPAVDIREEDEAIVIEAEVPGLKADNLKVHVDDNVLTLEGERRFEKEEKKERYHRIERSYGKFVRSFSLPKNVDGEHIDAKLDDGLLTVRLPKRAAPEKRRIQIEPGA; encoded by the coding sequence ATGCTGACCCGTTGGGACCCGTTCGCCGAGCTGTCTCGGCTTCAGAACGACATGAACCGCGCCTGGACCAACCGCGAGCGCTTCGAGCCCGCGGTGGACATCCGCGAGGAGGACGAGGCGATCGTCATCGAGGCCGAGGTGCCCGGCTTGAAGGCCGACAACCTCAAGGTGCACGTCGACGACAACGTGCTGACCCTCGAGGGCGAGCGGCGCTTCGAGAAGGAGGAGAAGAAGGAGCGCTACCACCGCATCGAGCGCTCGTACGGCAAGTTCGTGCGGAGCTTCTCGCTCCCGAAGAACGTCGACGGCGAGCACATCGACGCGAAGCTGGACGACGGGCTGCTCACCGTCCGGCTCCCCAAGCGGGCCGCGCCGGAGAAGCGCCGCATCCAGATCGAGCCCGGCGCCTGA
- a CDS encoding DUF2961 domain-containing protein, which yields MRAIACLLALLVSSCVSEAPAPASGPAAAFDPYAALADPELPARRLPGSVHLSSSRQPGPFGARAENRDFNQFVRVDGDERVFFEADGPGVITRIWLTIRDGSERHETGDTLPVHVYVDGAEIDFGAGRGTTLEALTSGAVPALPGPWVAGRDRASDGYIIAAPIAFAGSIRLTLEADGREDLIVYHQVDWRRLPANTAVRSFDGTLTADERAALDAATALWVDGARPVEATVIQPLELAPGAVGAITIEGPTVVRSLAAEVSPALVSRLVVDGVTVAETPLSRWLGASEPAGLHDSAMSAFDGTRAALRLPIPVASELRWEIRNEGDATVALTLEAAHDPAGFDPELGRLRAECGAETHDRGLVPVLDAEGPGQYVGQHLVVRGVEAGWWFMEGDHRIRVDGVETALGTGIEDYFGGAFYYLRGPFSLPLSGATGFDFCCRDHLGSGRVSVAQYRLHLLGAVPFERRLQMDYEGYVDGTTFERCAFFYTFR from the coding sequence GTGAGAGCGATCGCGTGTCTGCTCGCGTTGCTCGTGTCGAGCTGCGTTTCGGAGGCGCCCGCGCCCGCCTCCGGACCCGCCGCCGCGTTCGATCCGTACGCGGCGCTCGCGGATCCCGAGCTGCCCGCGCGACGCCTCCCGGGCAGCGTGCACCTCTCCAGCTCGCGGCAGCCGGGGCCCTTCGGCGCGCGCGCCGAGAACCGCGACTTCAACCAGTTCGTCCGCGTCGACGGAGACGAGCGCGTGTTCTTCGAGGCGGACGGGCCCGGCGTGATCACGCGCATCTGGTTGACGATCCGGGACGGCAGCGAGCGACACGAGACCGGCGACACGCTCCCGGTGCACGTCTACGTCGACGGCGCGGAGATCGACTTCGGCGCGGGGCGGGGCACCACCCTGGAGGCGCTCACGAGCGGCGCCGTGCCCGCCCTGCCCGGCCCGTGGGTCGCGGGGCGCGACCGCGCGAGCGACGGCTACATCATCGCGGCGCCGATCGCGTTCGCGGGCTCGATCCGCCTGACGCTCGAGGCGGACGGGCGAGAGGACCTCATCGTCTACCACCAGGTCGACTGGCGTCGGCTCCCCGCCAACACCGCGGTGCGATCGTTCGACGGGACGCTCACCGCCGATGAGCGCGCCGCGCTCGACGCCGCCACTGCCCTCTGGGTCGACGGCGCGCGCCCCGTCGAGGCCACGGTGATCCAGCCGCTCGAGCTGGCGCCGGGCGCCGTCGGCGCGATCACGATCGAGGGTCCCACCGTGGTTCGCAGCCTCGCGGCCGAGGTGTCGCCCGCGCTCGTCAGCCGGCTGGTGGTGGACGGCGTCACGGTGGCCGAGACGCCGCTGTCGCGCTGGCTCGGGGCGAGCGAGCCCGCCGGCCTCCACGACTCGGCGATGAGCGCCTTCGACGGGACGCGCGCCGCGCTGCGCCTGCCCATCCCGGTGGCGTCCGAGCTGCGCTGGGAGATCCGGAACGAGGGAGACGCGACGGTGGCGCTCACCCTGGAGGCCGCGCATGATCCGGCCGGCTTCGACCCCGAGCTCGGCCGGCTGCGCGCCGAGTGCGGCGCCGAGACACACGACCGGGGCCTGGTCCCGGTGCTCGACGCAGAGGGGCCGGGTCAGTACGTCGGACAGCACCTCGTCGTCCGCGGGGTCGAGGCGGGGTGGTGGTTCATGGAGGGAGACCACCGCATCCGCGTCGACGGCGTCGAGACCGCCCTCGGGACGGGGATCGAGGACTACTTCGGCGGCGCGTTCTACTACCTCCGCGGCCCGTTCTCCCTGCCGCTGAGCGGCGCGACGGGCTTCGACTTCTGCTGCCGGGACCACCTGGGCAGCGGCCGCGTGTCCGTGGCGCAGTACCGGCTCCACCTGCTCGGCGCGGTGCCCTTCGAGCGGCGACTGCAGATGGACTACGAGGGCTACGTCGATGGCACCACCTTCGAACGGTGTGCGTTCTTCTACACCTTTCGATGA
- a CDS encoding 2-oxoglutarate dehydrogenase E1 component, with amino-acid sequence MAYDFGVNQALVEELYLRYRENPAAVSAEWRKYFDGLDRDVGMMPAPSATTAHASAAAAPPAAKAPPMKMGGRNASGVFSLPPTAEVVPPFGTMATIPPSADMQAAVELQARVSAMVNAYRVRGHLFAQLDPLGMQDQLPFDLSLETFGLHKVDPETIFAYGNKKLSLREIVQRLKDTYCRTIGVEFTFIEDPEERRWLQHRMEDTCNHTELDRETQVRILGKLTDAETFERFLHSTYIGAKRFSVEGGESVIPMLELIIDHAAPLGVEEIVIGMAHRGRLNVLINVLELPPHDILAAFEDNDPERYLGSGDVKYHLGHSTDRFIDGRKVHLTLSFNPSHLEFVNPVVEGRVRAKQDRKGDAERSRVMPLLIHGDAAFIGQGVVAETLNLAGLRAYDTGGTMHVVVNNQIGFTTAIRDARSTRYCTDITRMLRCPVFHVNGEDPEAVVHVARIAAEYRQRYRRDVVLDLYCYRKYGHNEGDEPRFTQPLMYEAIDAKTSVREVYIDRLVDTGQMTREEAEEIQRQSRARLEAALEDVRSTNHLYETSAFAGIWTGYSGGDDIKTADADTSVPRAKLTELMDKLTALPEGFKALRQIKANLQHRRKAGRGEAPVDWGSGEMLAYASLLAEGVPIRITGQDAERGTFSHRHAVLYDAKSGKPHVPLAHLSPTQGRFEIYDSCLSEAGVLGFEYGYSLDSPDGLVVWEAQFGDFANGAQVIIDQFISSSEDKWHRLSGLVMLLPHGFEGQGPEHSSARLERFLSLCAEDNMMICNLTTAGQIFHAIRRQVKRPWRKPLVIMSPKSLLRNEDAAVTLDDLSEGSFQRIIPERQVAAKKVKRVLFCSGKVYFDLLRGREKAGRDDVAIVRLEQLYPVREQELRDVFAPYADGTELVWVQEEPFNSGAWYYINANLPQMLDHRLPMRCVSRPSSASPATGSKQAHLIEQHQLVVDAFAGLPGAEVGEAAESRASVS; translated from the coding sequence ATGGCTTACGACTTCGGCGTCAACCAGGCTCTGGTCGAAGAGCTCTATCTTCGATATCGAGAGAACCCCGCCGCAGTCTCGGCGGAATGGCGCAAGTACTTCGACGGTCTCGACCGGGACGTCGGCATGATGCCGGCCCCCTCCGCGACCACCGCTCACGCGAGCGCGGCCGCAGCGCCCCCCGCTGCGAAGGCGCCTCCCATGAAGATGGGCGGTCGCAACGCGAGCGGCGTGTTCAGCCTGCCGCCCACCGCGGAGGTGGTGCCGCCCTTCGGCACCATGGCCACCATCCCGCCTTCGGCGGACATGCAGGCGGCGGTCGAGCTCCAGGCGCGCGTCAGCGCGATGGTGAACGCGTACCGCGTGCGCGGGCACCTCTTCGCGCAGCTCGATCCGCTCGGCATGCAGGATCAGCTCCCCTTCGACCTCAGCCTCGAGACCTTCGGGCTGCACAAGGTCGATCCGGAGACGATCTTCGCCTACGGCAACAAGAAGCTGTCGCTCCGGGAGATCGTGCAGCGGCTGAAGGACACCTACTGCCGCACGATCGGCGTGGAGTTCACCTTCATCGAAGATCCGGAGGAGCGCCGCTGGCTCCAGCACCGGATGGAGGACACCTGCAACCACACCGAGCTCGATCGGGAGACGCAGGTCCGCATCCTCGGCAAGCTCACGGACGCCGAGACCTTCGAGCGCTTCCTCCACAGCACGTACATCGGCGCCAAGCGCTTCAGCGTGGAGGGCGGCGAGAGCGTCATCCCGATGCTCGAGCTCATCATCGATCACGCCGCCCCCCTCGGGGTCGAGGAGATCGTGATCGGCATGGCCCACCGCGGCCGCCTGAACGTGCTGATCAACGTGCTCGAGCTGCCTCCGCACGACATCCTCGCGGCCTTCGAGGACAACGACCCCGAGCGCTACCTCGGCAGCGGCGACGTGAAGTACCACCTCGGGCACTCCACGGACCGCTTCATCGACGGCCGCAAGGTGCACCTCACCTTGTCGTTCAACCCGAGCCACCTCGAGTTCGTCAACCCGGTGGTGGAGGGGCGCGTCCGCGCCAAGCAGGACCGCAAGGGCGACGCCGAGCGCAGCCGCGTGATGCCGCTGCTGATCCACGGCGACGCGGCCTTCATCGGCCAGGGCGTCGTCGCCGAGACGCTCAACCTCGCCGGGCTCCGCGCGTACGACACCGGCGGCACGATGCACGTCGTGGTGAACAACCAGATCGGCTTCACCACCGCGATCCGCGACGCGCGCTCCACGCGCTACTGCACCGACATCACGCGCATGCTGCGCTGCCCCGTCTTCCACGTGAACGGCGAGGATCCGGAGGCGGTCGTGCACGTCGCGCGGATCGCGGCCGAGTACCGCCAGCGCTACCGGCGCGACGTGGTCCTCGACCTCTACTGCTACCGCAAGTACGGCCACAACGAGGGCGACGAGCCGCGCTTCACGCAGCCCCTGATGTACGAGGCCATCGACGCCAAGACGAGCGTGCGAGAGGTCTACATCGACCGGCTCGTGGACACGGGCCAGATGACGCGCGAGGAGGCCGAGGAGATCCAGCGGCAGAGCCGCGCGCGCCTCGAGGCGGCCCTCGAGGACGTCCGCAGCACGAACCACCTCTACGAGACCAGCGCGTTCGCCGGCATCTGGACCGGGTACAGCGGCGGCGACGACATCAAGACCGCCGACGCCGACACGAGCGTGCCGCGGGCGAAGCTCACCGAGCTGATGGACAAGCTCACCGCGCTCCCGGAGGGCTTCAAGGCGCTGCGCCAGATCAAGGCGAACCTGCAGCACCGGCGCAAGGCGGGGCGGGGCGAGGCGCCCGTGGACTGGGGCAGCGGCGAGATGCTCGCGTACGCGTCGCTCCTCGCGGAGGGCGTGCCGATCCGCATCACCGGCCAGGACGCCGAGCGGGGCACCTTCAGCCACCGCCACGCGGTCCTCTACGACGCAAAGAGCGGCAAGCCCCACGTGCCCCTCGCGCACCTGTCGCCGACCCAGGGGCGCTTCGAGATCTACGACAGCTGCCTCTCGGAGGCCGGCGTGCTCGGCTTCGAGTACGGCTACAGCCTCGACAGCCCCGACGGACTGGTCGTGTGGGAGGCGCAGTTCGGCGACTTCGCCAACGGCGCGCAGGTCATCATCGACCAGTTCATCTCGAGCTCCGAGGACAAGTGGCACCGGCTCAGCGGCCTGGTGATGCTGCTCCCGCACGGCTTCGAGGGGCAGGGCCCGGAGCACTCGAGCGCGCGGCTCGAGCGCTTCCTCTCGCTCTGCGCCGAAGACAACATGATGATCTGCAACCTGACCACGGCCGGGCAGATCTTCCACGCGATCCGCCGCCAGGTGAAGCGCCCCTGGCGCAAGCCGCTGGTCATCATGTCGCCCAAGAGCCTGCTGCGTAACGAAGACGCCGCGGTCACGCTCGACGACCTCTCCGAGGGCTCGTTCCAGCGCATCATCCCGGAGCGGCAGGTCGCGGCGAAGAAGGTCAAGCGCGTGCTCTTCTGCTCGGGGAAGGTCTACTTCGACCTCCTGCGGGGCCGGGAGAAGGCGGGGCGCGACGACGTCGCCATCGTGCGGCTCGAGCAGCTCTACCCCGTCCGCGAGCAGGAGCTCCGCGACGTGTTCGCGCCCTACGCGGACGGCACGGAGCTGGTCTGGGTCCAGGAGGAGCCGTTCAACTCCGGCGCCTGGTACTACATCAACGCGAACCTGCCCCAGATGCTCGACCACCGCCTCCCGATGCGCTGCGTCTCCAGGCCGTCGAGCGCAAGCCCGGCCACCGGCTCCAAGCAGGCGCACCTGATCGAGCAACATCAGCTCGTCGTGGACGCCTTCGCGGGTCTGCCGGGAGCCGAGGTCGGCGAAGCGGCGGAGTCGCGCGCCAGCGTCTCCTGA